The Salarias fasciatus chromosome 16, fSalaFa1.1, whole genome shotgun sequence sequence AATGGAAGTTCCCTCACTGCCAGAAACATTTTATAAGTTAAGATGGCTGCAGCGTTACTCAATACTTTTGGAGAGGATGAATGTGAGACACATGGATGAGGCTGCACTGCAGTGGCTGAGTGTGCAGACCTCAGCGTTTACACCAAGTTTCACgtgaaaatgcattttgcagtttgttttgttttcattgcagAAAAGGTTCACGTTTAcgctgaaacattttgaaaatgatgtttgtttacacggaaacgacAGGAATGCAAAAAAGCTGTAGTTGTGGTTGGCATGTTGGTCTGGCCATGTTGGTTTTGAAAAGaaagcacatacacacacgctggatatatgtatatatatatatatatatatatatatatatatatatatatatatatatatatatatatatatatatatatatgtatacacacacatccagcagaAATACGCAAAATCTTTTCAAAGTGTAAATTTCCTCCCGCTGAGAcgaaacagcagcagagttgTAAATATTGCCGGTGTCACCACTAACGGCCTGTATGTGTTTCAGTTAAATGGACTGAATTTGAATAATCGTTCTCTAGAGTGACGTTAAGAAGACATGAACATTTAATGACTTGTGAAGCAGGACCTTTAAATCACATGAAGTCACACATGAACGTCAAACAGCAGGACACGGAAAGCCTCTTCATGTTTCGTTTCCTGCTGCTCGTGCTTTCATCAGCTCAAGGCTTGACTATTGTAACACCCTTTACGCTGGACTTCATCACTCACTCCTCCATAAATAtcagttggttcagaacgcaACAGTTCGTCTCATCTCCAGctcctcaaaatactcacaCATTACTCCGGTCCTTTAagctcttcactggcttccggTGCGGTTTCGAGTCCAATATAAGattgtggtgtttgtgtttatggctatAAATgggcatgccccccccccccccccccatctcagagctgttggaaatttatcaacctgccaggACACTACGCTCGTCGagccacacctccttggttgtccccagCGCAAGATGtagaaagtttggtgaccgctcttttgctgttcttgctctcttcctctgcatttacagtctgtcactgaacttaatgtttttaaatgtcatctgaaaacgcacttttTCCATTTAGCGTTTGATGTGTAGCCCCTTCTAGTACTGtgtttcttaaagtgtttttacttatttattttattttactctgttaaagctcgtgtccggagtttccgttcgtttccaatgtatgtatcattttttaacagagcttaaatttgtttgtttaaacgtttgtttaaatgtgtcagtctggtttgatacaataatataatattagcataaagaaatataaaaatgtattgatgagccccgccttcgtctcatagacccccatgttatccgaaaaagcgccggccttgtcgtgctgtcacgcagccagagagcatggccgctcgcccaggcagaggtgagttagctacgcagcagccgccgcgcttacctcggatgtatccactgtctgctgaacatccactgtaaacagctaaacatggaggatgctgtaggactcagaggctctcattttcacccgacagataatagcgtgcacaattaaaggggcgtggcttggtcgctcatgaaagcagagggagggcagaacctccagacattggattgaaaaaacctctctctttcaaaactccggacacgagctttaagcgccttgtgctcctTTTGGCGGTTGGAAagcgctttagaaataaaatttgattgattgattgattgattgaatgattgattcctaacagaaaaactgaaacaacactGCAATgattgtctttatttattcatcatgaCTGGACACACGAAGATATTGGATTACATGACCAGAAGCATGCGAGCATATCAACATTGCACTCATATCTGTAGTAGAATGCACAATAATCTGGTCGGATTCATGCACAAACCATAAAGCATTGCTGTTGACCTGCACTGATGCAGCAAAACAATAATGTGAATTAAACTTTCACAGAATCTCCTGCCTGTGAACCTTCGAacacactgaactgaactgagttgtcccagcatgcatcacagaacagctttttttcctccctcacaCCATATTGGATTTGTAACACTTCGTTTTTATGTCAAGTCGTTCTGCGCTtttagaaaaaagtgaaaaaataaatgtgaaatgaaaaggtGATGAAACAAGGAGAGTTCATTAAAAGATGGATAACATTACTAACAGCTTCAGAGTAAAAACatctggaaggttttttttcccccttcagaCATCCTCCAAGCCTTCAAAACTCACCCTGAAATGTTCGCTCTCGTCCACTCAGAGTGTCTGTAAATGATTACAGAGGTAATTATTCATGTCTACAGCCTTGTTCACAGCATAAATTCCACAGTAGACATCGTAAGTGTCATATTCTACACCCCTAAATATAGGACATTTGTATGTTTCCAATGTTGATTGCAGCTGGGGGCTGGTTTCTGGTTGTCTGTGCTTACATGGACTCCATGATGAAATACGTAAGAATGGGTCTTGAAAGGTTAAACTCAATGTGATCTAAGGTGTCACATTTGTGCAACATTCAAGGATAACCTTCATTCAAtactttttattatatttccaAACTGCCACAATGTCTCCCCTATTTACAAAGTCATTCTTGCTTCTGCACCAAACAAATTCATAATCCCACAAGGGTCATGGTCCTTCATAAATGACCTGAAAGTCGTGTATATCGTCGACAAGTCAACCCTGAGCCTGATGGTCCATCAACATAGAAACCCAGATCCACGAGCATCGAAAACACCCAGAGAGTTTAGATTGTTGAGCTCCTGACCACTTAGTTAGACCAACCAGCCTCTGATCATctgaatgactgtgtgtgtttccatattTTCTTCTATGAtaaactggtgacctgtccagtaTACCCTAATATTCCCCAAAGGATTTGAACTATGACCAGTATTGGTGTTTTCTCACAACAAAATAAAGCATGACAGCAAATAAACTCTGGGCTTCGAGTTTATTTGCATTGTATGGACGTCTGCTGGAAAATTATCTGCCGTCATATTTTTCAGTGATTGTTTCTAGAAGTTGTGGAATACTGTTTTAAGGTATGAATTGTTCCACATCGCCACTATCTATCATTGCAAAAAGATTGTGTTGTGTGATCTTCTGTGATGATTTCAGGGTTTTGCAACTTCAACAGCCTGAATAGATTTGCTTTGATACGATGCCATACATGCCAAATCACCAACATGTATGGAATGTGATGTTGAGAAATGTCTGATTAAACCAATTTGCACTGAATGTTATTGCTTAGAAAAGACTTATTCGTCTGTGTATGTATTGTGCTTAACAACTCAATCTCAGTCATAACGGTGGACATTACATCTAAACATATACAGGTGTGGTTTGTTGGATGAATGCTGGATTATAACAGCAATCTGCTGTAGAGTGAAATGAACTCTATAAATGTTTAAATAGGTGTGCAGGGgtgtttcagcttttttgttttgagcagTCTTACTTCTTGCATCAAGCCCATCACAGGATCTTGAGCCACATCCCCGCTTTACTTGAACAGTTTGTCATCTGCATAATGTTAAATTATCCAAACCGTTCATATTCGTATTAATAGTTTATCAATTTTCCACTTTTGAACATCAAGAAATGTAACAAAACTCTTTTGTGTTTTctagttttattcatttgtccaaAGTTTTCTTCAGACTGGGTTTGTGGGAAGGCTTTACATCGTGAGTTCTTTAATTGATTCTTTTGCGGATGTTTTATCTATATGGATTACATCTTCAAAACTAGATACATACAAGAATCAAGTGATTCCCATTCCCCTTGGTTTAGATGAGCTTCATGTCTGTGCAACAGTTGGTTAGTACATTATAAACAAATGATAAATGATTAAACAATGTGGTATTagttctttaaaaatgtattatgtATCATTAAAGTaattggaggaaaacaaacccaaaaaactaccgtattttcggcactataaggctcactggattaataggcgaacagtcaatgaatggcttttatttaaaaaaaaatcatatatggggcgcaccacattttaaggcgcataggatgtacAGAATATGAGCGAAATACATATcggcagtctaggtggttacattctcagttgaAGTGTGAGTGaagcgacatatcagagcgagtttgactgaggatcgctcctcttcacggatatgcagctcagagcgcggccacgactggtcgaACTCACttggtcaccggggttcagccagctgccgtctcctgagtgaagtgccccaccgacagctcagccgcagccggccagtcgctcccggcgtcccggcaggtgggctgccgggcgggggccggccgttctcggaatcgcagcgtgcaggctgccgcccggcgtccagccGCTTCCCACGTCGTGCTCCGCGGTTAGGAGAGTGGAGGAcaattgtgtgattatggtgactgacaggttggaggtggagaacgtgcctgaagcttcatgtttggcGTTCTGCAtgaactagctagcttagcagcttagtaagcaggggttgtttgctcatgtgatcagggtgattaccgtaatacccacaaaaaaggcgcatcgaattataaggcgctctgttgggttttgagaaaattacaggcttttatgTGCGCCTTATAGTGGCGAAAGTACGGTAACTGATTTGCTCTGGTTCTTGGGTGTTAAAAATTTCTTAAAAATGGTATTACGAGTTGTGCCACAGCTGGTAGTTCATTAAAATGGGTTTTATGGAAAGCCAGTCGTGGGACGAAGGCAACGGTTCTCAGCTGGTTCTCATCTGCTTGTCCAGAGCTGACAGTTAAAACCAAAACACCAGCTAGAGCCATTTTATCAGCCACTGACTTGACCCGATCATGGGATGGACCACCTGTGATCAGAATCAGCATCTGTTGGACCCCTTGGCTCCTTCGTGACCCAGATGATTGCTGGAACATATGAACCAGCGTATAATCCAAGGCAGCGCCTATGTTCAGAACCGAACCTCCACTCAGACTGAGCTCAGAGGTTCTGTTCACGATATCTTGCTTGTTGTCATAGCTGTTCAGGTAAAATTCTACCTTTGGATGTGAAGCAAATTGCACAAGACCAATCTGGACCCCTTCAGGCTGCACCTCCAGCTGACTGACCACGTTGATTATGAAATCTCTCACAGATGGGAAGTTACTGCTGCCAATGTGATCTGAGCCATCCAGAAGGAAGACTACGTCTCGGGGcggcattgttttgtttttcggACTGATCGCCTCCACTGagaagaaacacaatgaaaaaattATTAGTTTCAAAACAATACCATGAAGAATGACCTCAGCAAATTGCACTGAAATGTTTCTAATGGTTTCTCAGTTACGTAGCTTGGGGGGGTAGGGGCACCCTGTACTGATCTGAAAACAGATCGTCCTGGGTGGATCGGACGCAGGCATAGGTTACCAGACAGCACTCGGATGAACTCAtgatatatgttttttttactgctttgAAGGCATGCGTTTTGAAACGTGAGCTTCCGACAGCAGACGGCTGCAGAGAGTTGCAGATTTCAGTTGACCAGTGTTGACTTCATCTCTTGACATTATGTCAGCCAATCATGACCAGCCAATCTGTCACTCCCTCTAAAACTTCTACAGACGAGAACATGTTGTGTTTCAGTCCAACACATGTTAGGCCAAGTGTGGCTGACTGGTCagattgattttctttgtttttcttgattggGGAACATGCGTTATTTGTACATCACTGAAGATATAGTACATTGCCAGCCAAATTTTGGCATACATGAcaatcatttgttttaatttcatttccaaAAAATACGCATTAGGCAACACAGTAACTAGAGTATTTATTTTAGATAAATAATGGCCAATTATTAGTCTATTCTATTTGTTGTAGCACTCTGTTTACTTTAGCAACGTGATTGATTATTCTGTCTCAGTGGAACATCAGGCTGTTTGTCAGTTTTATCAATCTTATACAAGTTTAAAATAATGGTCCAAATAACCAGCGTGCTCCGCCTGAATACTGCATTCAATACTTCACTTGTATAGCTAAGTGTTGTTATTACCTGACTCGGTGGGCGCTTCAGTTGCTGTCACCCCAGTCAGAGTAGACAGAGCGTCAACAATTTCCCTCGGGTTTCGAAACAGTCCTCGGAAGTTAGGAGTCATGAACACAAGTTGGTCCGCCAAAGCaatctgcttcagctgctgctcatcagcAGCCCTGGAGCCTGCAACCAGAGTCAAAACACCCATGTGCTTGAGGGCGCTGGCAGGTTGTTCCACCGCATCACTGGAGTTTTTGCTGGTCACAAGCAGTAGAAGCTGGGGTACTCCCTGCTGAAAACGACTCCCTTTCTCAGCTATCAACATGTTCAACCGCACAAAATCCAAGGCCGCTCCAATGTTCACCGTCTGTCCTGGTGTTGGTTTCATTTCACCCAAAGCAGCAATCAATTGCTCCTTGGTTTCATGGGTGTTGAGGTCCATGAGGAGGCTTGGGGACGAGTTGAACAGCGCGACGCCCACTTGAACTGCATTTGGACCGATGACCCATGGCTCAACAAATCGCTTGATGAAATCCCGCAAAGACACCATGGACACTGATCCAATTGTACTGTCAACTAGGAAAACAATGTCTCGCTTTCCACCTGCAATAACTGGaaagaaaatgattcatttttaaaatgtatagaGTAAGTGTTGTCCTTTCCAAAACATCACTGACAGGTTGGTGGAATAATGATTGTCTTGCCACTACTGTATGTTTCCTATTGGTTGGGACGTTCATATCTGGCATATATAAGGCCGGATATTAAACCATTTAATTTTTTAGCAGACTGGTGCATCCCCAGTCGATTTGTCTTCCAAACTGACCGGTCAATGAATGATTTCCTGTCCTCTGTAAATGCCTGAACCATTACCCAGTTTGTCACATGGAAAACACAgattcattacaaataaaatagcACTTGGACTTCATTTAGATCGGCCAAAGAGGGAGAAGGTGGGAACTCCAAATAGAAAGAACAGGGAGTTGGTTCAAATTCAGACCTTCCTAAGTTTGGGCCAACTTACCTTCCTGGGCATAAAGTTCAGGAGAGAGTTCCACGAGCAGGACTCCTATGAGGGCACATAGCAGTAAGATTGGAGGCCTCTTCATCCTCAGATGTCTCACAGAGGAGAGCTGtaacagcagaaacaaatcCCATGAGCCACAGACAGAGAATTTCTGCTGTATTTCCACACTAGAATGTCAAACAGAAGactaggattttttttttacagcctggGAACAGAGAACACACAGGCCTTCTCTCCCCGTGCACACTTTCACTTCCACTGAATCGTGGCTGATCTCTATTATGGGGTTCcatttgtgtcaaaaaaaaaaagtacatgtgATATGTGTCAATGTTGTTGGTCTATGTTGTTGCTATGTGTACTTGGCTGATGTCTTGTGTTGTTGctttatgtatatgtatatgttgcATATGTGTTTGATGCATATGTAGATGTTGCACATGTATTTTCTGCATATGTGTATATTGTAGatgtgtttgttgcatatgTTGCGCTCtgtgtgttgtggtctttactcaCTGAttttgccctctgctggtggcttGTGAAGTTGTCTGCAcatgtgtttgtcttctgttGGTCCTTGTCGTTGGTCTATCTATGTCGTTGGTCTGACTGATCGCTGCTCTCATCATTAATCTCGTCATTAATCGCACAATAAATAGGCTCATCATCAgcatagatatcatataaaaactagatgccttaaggcggagtcagcaacgtcgttcactggcggccatcttaggacagtggaccgctctggggcgctctgtgtaatctaagggaaggtgagtgatttacactaattaaaatactcaactcactgaattcttcatggatttacagacagtttgattcattACTAACGTTATgttgctatgatgcagactaaattttaatatcacaacttttctttttgcatgcagttaaatgcctacatgtctgacgtttataacaaaccaagtcgtttgaaaatcgattgaaaattgagcaatctatagctatttcaaagttgacgctcaattgacattaatgtgatgagtgagtgagcggccctgtaccaagatggccgccatgtgacgacgttagtccccattgggttGAACCATCTAGTGTTTCTATATACATGTATGATCATCAGCAATAATACCGTTTTTGTTAGGACCTCTTAGGTGCCCTGATTAATGCCTGAAGCAAAAAcgattttaaaacagaaaacttttaaaCCTTCTTTTATTGAAAGACCAATATTTTTCGTAATGTCGAATTAAAAATTGGACCACGCATGGTTCATTTTAACAGCAATTGATGACGAGAGCAGCGATCAGGCAGACCAACGACATGGACCAACGACATAGACCAACAGCAGAGAGCAACGAC is a genomic window containing:
- the LOC115403252 gene encoding collagen alpha-3(VI) chain-like, giving the protein MKRPPILLLCALIGVLLVELSPELYAQEVIAGGKRDIVFLVDSTIGSVSMVSLRDFIKRFVEPWVIGPNAVQVGVALFNSSPSLLMDLNTHETKEQLIAALGEMKPTPGQTVNIGAALDFVRLNMLIAEKGSRFQQGVPQLLLLVTSKNSSDAVEQPASALKHMGVLTLVAGSRAADEQQLKQIALADQLVFMTPNFRGLFRNPREIVDALSTLTGVTATEAPTESVEAISPKNKTMPPRDVVFLLDGSDHIGSSNFPSVRDFIINVVSQLEVQPEGVQIGLVQFASHPKVEFYLNSYDNKQDIVNRTSELSLSGGSVLNIGAALDYTLVHMFQQSSGSRRSQGVQQMLILITGGPSHDRVKSVADKMALAGVLVLTVSSGQADENQLRTVAFVPRLAFHKTHFNELPAVAQLVIPFLRNF